In the genome of Leptospira inadai serovar Lyme str. 10, one region contains:
- a CDS encoding proline dehydrogenase family protein, which yields MNVKTDIMSEEIVSLNEKVIQKGITLFSTSDKFETPIFSSYSFFSKSLSVLDDRPNLKVQAFRFADVFPTLKTWKQISDHIRLYFIESPTELPSLFKFGLKALLSNPFSSFILSRITGKMILFFARFFIVGKNYGKAKKTIYERYKIGISNTIDILGEAVLSENEASEYSQKYLTLIKDISDDGKLRVLSSFLPNRKADGNVSVKCSALYSQLDPLAFDRSVAVLKDRLRPIFESAMSKNIFVNLDLEQYETKEIILTAALELFSETRFQDYRHFGLVIQAYLRSSLRDLNRVIEISKNRKYPLTVRLVKGAYWEYEIVQSRQKGWEPPVFLTKIETDINYEQCTELLLKSHPHIFPAFATHNIRSIAYALTLSDELKIPKEDYEIQMLYGMGDPYKKALIKLGIGVREYSPVGEVIPGMAYLVRRLLENSTNEGFLKNIYSKKTDRIKLLDIHKKANA from the coding sequence ATGAATGTGAAAACCGATATCATGTCCGAAGAAATCGTTTCGTTAAACGAAAAGGTAATTCAAAAAGGAATTACTCTCTTTTCGACCAGCGATAAGTTCGAGACACCGATCTTTAGTTCTTATTCCTTTTTTTCCAAATCGCTTTCCGTTTTGGATGACCGACCCAACTTGAAAGTCCAAGCCTTCCGTTTTGCGGACGTTTTTCCCACTTTAAAAACCTGGAAGCAAATCTCGGATCATATTCGCTTATACTTTATCGAAAGCCCGACCGAACTTCCGAGCCTATTTAAATTCGGATTAAAGGCGCTCTTATCGAATCCGTTCTCTTCCTTCATACTCTCCCGAATCACCGGAAAAATGATCCTTTTCTTTGCCCGATTCTTTATAGTGGGAAAGAATTATGGGAAAGCCAAAAAGACGATATATGAACGTTATAAAATCGGAATATCAAATACGATCGATATTCTGGGGGAAGCGGTTCTTTCGGAGAACGAAGCCTCCGAATATTCGCAAAAATATCTGACTCTAATAAAAGATATTTCCGACGATGGAAAACTTCGAGTACTAAGCTCATTTTTACCGAATAGGAAAGCCGACGGGAACGTATCCGTAAAATGCTCCGCTCTTTACTCTCAACTCGATCCTTTGGCATTCGACCGATCGGTTGCCGTATTGAAGGATAGATTACGACCTATTTTCGAATCGGCAATGTCCAAGAATATTTTCGTAAACCTGGATTTAGAGCAATATGAAACGAAAGAAATCATACTGACCGCGGCACTGGAGCTATTTTCCGAAACCCGATTTCAGGATTACCGACATTTCGGTCTAGTCATACAGGCCTATCTTCGAAGCTCTTTACGAGACCTAAATAGAGTCATAGAAATTTCTAAAAATCGAAAATATCCACTAACCGTAAGATTGGTAAAAGGCGCATATTGGGAATACGAAATAGTCCAATCCAGACAAAAAGGATGGGAGCCTCCCGTATTTCTCACTAAAATCGAAACGGACATCAACTACGAGCAATGTACGGAACTACTTTTAAAATCTCACCCTCATATTTTTCCCGCTTTCGCAACTCATAATATTCGAAGCATCGCTTATGCCCTTACCTTATCCGACGAATTAAAAATTCCGAAAGAAGATTATGAAATTCAAATGCTCTACGGAATGGGAGATCCTTACAAAAAGGCGCTCATAAAATTAGGAATAGGTGTTAGGGAATACTCTCCGGTAGGGGAGGTCATTCCCGGTATGGCATATCTAGTTCGAAGATTATTAGAAAACTCTACTAACGAAGGTTTTTTGAAGAACATTTATTCCAAAAAAACTGATAGAATCAAGCTTTTAGACATTCATAAGAAGGCAAACGCATGA
- a CDS encoding M15 family metallopeptidase: MENMSSRILKFCLFFAVLSTLYLFAHYGFAESDADPYLGQSQISYLIGQYPSEKILTSYKNPGDTRVFLLRKETLNAYLRLIEAYKKDHPEERQIPFIVSAQRSFNDQKGIWEDKFTGKRKMREAVQGKSPNQIVSLILEFSSAPGTSRHHWGTDIDLNALENSYFEKGGRGEKLYSWMTKNAAKYGFCQPYSPKSERGNKGYNEEKWHWSYAKLANRFQKDWEEAYKKGTLNLSGKFQGSEVLGESPLEYVQAVNPNCQSIR, from the coding sequence ATGGAAAATATGAGTTCGCGGATCCTCAAGTTTTGTCTTTTTTTTGCAGTCTTATCGACCCTCTATTTATTCGCTCATTACGGATTTGCGGAAAGCGATGCGGATCCTTATTTAGGACAATCGCAGATCTCCTATCTAATCGGACAGTACCCTTCCGAAAAAATTCTGACCTCGTATAAAAACCCCGGTGATACGCGCGTCTTCCTTTTACGAAAAGAAACCTTGAACGCCTATCTGCGATTAATCGAGGCTTATAAGAAGGATCATCCGGAAGAAAGGCAAATTCCGTTCATCGTATCGGCGCAACGTTCCTTCAATGATCAAAAAGGAATATGGGAAGATAAGTTCACCGGAAAACGAAAAATGAGAGAGGCCGTTCAGGGAAAATCTCCTAACCAAATCGTTTCGTTAATCTTGGAATTTTCAAGCGCACCGGGAACGTCCCGCCATCATTGGGGAACGGATATAGATTTAAACGCTTTAGAAAATTCTTATTTTGAGAAAGGTGGACGTGGGGAAAAACTATATAGTTGGATGACGAAAAACGCCGCAAAATACGGCTTCTGTCAGCCTTATTCACCGAAGTCGGAACGAGGGAATAAGGGATACAACGAGGAAAAATGGCATTGGTCTTACGCAAAATTAGCGAACCGATTTCAAAAAGATTGGGAAGAGGCCTATAAAAAAGGAACCTTAAATCTTTCCGGAAAATTCCAGGGCTCGGAGGTCCTAGGAGAGTCGCCTCTCGAATACGTCCAAGCTGTAAATCCGAATTGTCAGTCGATTCGCTAA
- a CDS encoding TIGR04452 family lipoprotein produces the protein MKRLVILFLPLALFTNCYVIDKIGLTIPEKVKGDEAKNRIVTSAVIGASVNPNSSSIIALVSYQLANVDESKYYNKADVDDCANRALLINLSSLKIGGFDCNLAADKIIIPYVY, from the coding sequence ATGAAACGACTCGTCATTCTTTTTCTACCGCTTGCGCTATTTACGAATTGCTATGTGATAGACAAGATCGGACTTACTATCCCTGAGAAAGTAAAAGGAGACGAGGCTAAGAATAGGATCGTAACGAGCGCCGTTATCGGTGCATCCGTAAATCCAAACTCTTCTTCGATTATTGCCCTGGTCTCCTATCAACTCGCGAATGTGGACGAAAGCAAATATTATAATAAAGCGGACGTCGACGACTGCGCAAACCGGGCTCTTCTGATTAACCTAAGTTCGCTTAAGATCGGCGGATTCGACTGTAATTTGGCGGCGGATAAGATAATTATCCCCTACGTTTACTAA
- the recG gene encoding ATP-dependent DNA helicase RecG, with protein MKNSASEKKTVTVGLSSPVGILKGVGPRKQEVLETIGIKTLQDLLLWFPRKYLDRNLTENILLKQGESVTLILEIIDSYLAHGRKSRLVVSAKTKNNESVNLVFFKGIQYFRRILQSGLLIAATGKLEYFRGFQLIHPDYEVLSYGGNAELSGEDLPESIHTGRIIPLYSTTEALREEHLDSRGLRRLVFHALETLDGKIPEILPKEVVTKRNLLQRAIAFKEIHFPTEDGNLLKARTRFKYEELYYFNLLIEYKKSQRAKIPRVFWPLPESPTAKSLIPNLPFQLTKDQKESLTKIEEGTKTDRPAAFLLQGDVGSGKTLVALLTALRYTDNNIQVCMVAPTEILARQHYQTILNFLGNMPFLGIEILVGKEPKKARAEKLYRIKKGESSFIIGTHSVFQDDVEFKDLGLVVIDEQHKFGVEQREKLRAKGKNPDILAMTATPIPRTLCLTLYGDLELVTLRNRPAGRKPIKTHWFTNDRRSGVYNSIRKYVTQGRQCYIVYPLVEESEKSDLKSCIEGYETLRKEVFPEFSVGLLHGKLDAAEKDRVMKSFQQNTVQILVSTTVIEVGVDVPNASVMVIEHADRFGISQLHQLRGRVGRGSHESFCILLTESQTTEEAKYRIQALLDSDDGFVLSEADLKLRGPGELLGVRQSGLPDFRIADLREDREWIEVSREDAEKFGSIGDLEKYEISNRFTEGALLFSN; from the coding sequence ATGAAGAACTCGGCCTCTGAAAAAAAAACCGTCACTGTCGGATTATCCAGTCCGGTCGGAATTTTAAAAGGTGTAGGACCGAGGAAGCAGGAAGTCCTAGAAACCATAGGAATAAAAACACTCCAAGACCTTCTGCTTTGGTTTCCTCGCAAATACTTGGATCGAAATCTTACCGAAAATATTCTCCTGAAACAAGGAGAATCGGTAACCCTTATTTTAGAAATAATCGATTCTTATCTTGCTCACGGTAGAAAATCCAGACTTGTAGTTTCCGCTAAAACTAAAAATAACGAGTCGGTCAACCTCGTGTTCTTTAAAGGAATTCAATATTTTCGAAGAATATTACAGTCGGGTCTGCTGATTGCGGCGACCGGCAAATTGGAATACTTTCGCGGTTTTCAATTAATTCATCCGGATTACGAAGTTCTTTCTTACGGAGGCAACGCCGAATTAAGCGGGGAAGACCTGCCGGAATCGATTCATACGGGAAGAATCATACCGCTTTATTCCACTACGGAGGCTCTTCGCGAAGAGCATTTGGACTCTAGGGGACTAAGACGGCTGGTATTTCATGCGCTGGAAACTTTGGATGGGAAAATACCGGAAATTCTCCCCAAAGAAGTCGTTACTAAAAGAAATCTTTTACAACGAGCGATTGCGTTTAAAGAGATACATTTCCCCACGGAAGACGGGAATTTACTGAAAGCCAGGACGAGATTCAAGTACGAAGAATTATATTATTTTAATTTGCTAATAGAGTATAAGAAATCCCAACGGGCAAAAATTCCCCGCGTATTTTGGCCTTTACCCGAATCACCGACTGCAAAGAGCCTAATTCCTAATCTACCTTTCCAACTTACGAAGGATCAAAAAGAAAGTCTGACCAAGATCGAGGAAGGTACCAAGACCGATAGACCCGCGGCCTTCCTTTTGCAGGGCGACGTAGGCTCCGGAAAGACTCTTGTCGCATTGTTAACGGCTCTTCGTTACACGGATAATAATATCCAAGTATGCATGGTCGCGCCGACGGAGATCCTGGCCCGGCAACATTATCAAACTATCCTGAATTTCTTAGGGAATATGCCTTTTTTGGGAATCGAGATTTTGGTCGGTAAAGAACCCAAGAAGGCTCGCGCGGAAAAATTATACCGAATCAAAAAGGGAGAATCTTCGTTTATCATCGGAACTCATAGCGTATTTCAAGACGACGTAGAATTCAAGGATCTCGGTTTAGTCGTTATCGACGAGCAACATAAGTTCGGAGTGGAACAAAGGGAAAAGCTTAGAGCCAAGGGAAAAAATCCGGATATTCTCGCAATGACGGCTACTCCGATTCCAAGAACTCTTTGCTTAACCTTATACGGCGATCTGGAACTTGTTACTCTCCGGAATAGACCCGCCGGCAGAAAGCCGATTAAAACGCATTGGTTTACGAATGATAGAAGAAGCGGAGTGTACAACTCGATTCGCAAATACGTAACCCAAGGACGCCAATGTTATATCGTTTATCCGTTAGTGGAAGAGTCCGAAAAATCGGATCTCAAGTCCTGTATCGAAGGATACGAAACTCTTCGCAAAGAAGTATTTCCTGAATTTTCCGTCGGCCTACTCCACGGTAAATTGGATGCCGCGGAAAAAGACAGAGTGATGAAATCGTTTCAGCAAAACACCGTACAGATTTTAGTCAGTACGACGGTCATCGAAGTGGGAGTCGATGTACCCAATGCGTCGGTGATGGTTATCGAACATGCGGATCGCTTCGGAATCTCTCAACTTCACCAGCTTCGCGGAAGAGTCGGTCGGGGAAGTCATGAAAGTTTTTGTATTCTCTTAACGGAGTCGCAAACTACCGAGGAAGCCAAGTATAGAATCCAAGCTCTATTGGATTCGGACGACGGCTTTGTTTTATCCGAAGCGGATCTTAAATTACGAGGTCCCGGAGAACTCCTGGGGGTTCGTCAAAGCGGTCTGCCCGACTTTAGAATCGCCGATTTGAGAGAAGATAGGGAATGGATAGAAGTCAGCAGGGAAGACGCCGAAAAATTCGGAAGCATCGGGGATCTTGAAAAATACGAGATCTCGAATCGGTTTACGGAAGGGGCTCTCCTGTTTTCGAATTGA